A genomic segment from Mycoplasmopsis arginini encodes:
- a CDS encoding DegV family protein has protein sequence MKIKIIVDSSSGLTEKQANDLGWGFIPLQCDIEGKTYQIGKDIFIEDFAKMWRENKKINATTSASSPAINEIEINKYINDYDLILIYSISQFLSSQKSFLKTQFQDNKKVFIVDSKRISYLILKDLFVFEEKIKAGISFEEAIKHFEINNEKLILIPQFNDALVKGGRLSKAAAAVAKLLKIVPLIAFDNGVLEKESIGRIFTKSLEKTVADMWNNNKDNFENKILVVAHADSDLLDSLISSFKQITENKIPVYAFKLPVDVSIHTGIGAVAISILSCDENTKQKILAFSKEY, from the coding sequence ATGAAAATTAAAATTATTGTTGACTCTTCATCGGGTTTAACTGAAAAACAAGCCAATGACCTAGGATGAGGTTTCATTCCATTACAATGTGACATTGAAGGAAAAACTTACCAAATTGGTAAAGATATTTTTATTGAAGATTTTGCTAAAATGTGAAGAGAAAATAAAAAAATTAACGCGACAACATCCGCTTCATCGCCAGCAATAAACGAAATTGAAATTAATAAATATATTAATGATTATGATTTAATTCTTATTTATTCAATTTCACAATTTTTATCTTCACAAAAATCTTTTTTAAAGACTCAATTTCAAGACAATAAAAAAGTATTTATCGTGGATTCAAAAAGAATTTCTTACTTAATTTTAAAAGATTTATTTGTTTTTGAAGAAAAAATAAAAGCTGGAATTTCTTTTGAAGAAGCAATAAAACACTTTGAGATAAATAATGAAAAATTAATTTTAATTCCTCAATTTAATGATGCTTTAGTTAAAGGTGGCAGATTATCAAAAGCCGCTGCAGCCGTAGCAAAATTATTAAAAATCGTTCCTCTAATTGCATTCGACAACGGGGTATTAGAGAAAGAATCAATCGGACGTATTTTTACTAAATCATTAGAAAAAACTGTAGCAGATATGTGAAACAATAATAAAGATAATTTTGAAAACAAGATTTTAGTTGTAGCACATGCTGATAGTGATTTGCTAGATAGTTTAATTTCAAGTTTTAAACAAATTACAGAAAACAAAATTCCTGTTTATGCATTTAAATTACCTGTTGATGTTTCAATTCATACTGGAATTGGCGCAGTAGCAATTTCTATACTATCTTGTGACGAAAATACAAAACAAAAAATATTAGCTTTTAGTAAAGAGTATTAA
- a CDS encoding alanine/ornithine racemase family PLP-dependent enzyme, whose protein sequence is MSFPKIVINETKFKNNVRIAIEICKEKNIEVLAVTKGFCGNRRMAEIYHEAGITNFGDSRLDNFEVYKDIPGHKQLLRIPMISEIPRMLELCDSSLNGDINVIKKISEYVVENNLKPHEIVLMVDLGDRREGYLPEDTLEIAKQINELKGVKLIGLGCNFGCYGARIPSDQSMAQFVKLQHEIEDALNIKLTHMSGGNSLSLHMVWENRMPSEINFLRMGFAMIFGTEDMYRETIKGMYRDAFRCEAEVIEVDYKSSLPIGACGIDAFGHVPYFEDIGDIKRLILGVGKLDTMFDAMIPYDKDLKILGGSSDHLIINSQNSKIDYKAGDIVKFDLDWGSLLYLFNSSYVEKEFEK, encoded by the coding sequence GTGAGTTTTCCTAAAATTGTTATTAACGAAACAAAATTTAAAAATAACGTAAGAATAGCAATTGAAATTTGTAAAGAGAAAAATATTGAAGTTTTAGCTGTTACAAAAGGTTTTTGTGGTAATAGAAGAATGGCGGAGATATATCATGAAGCAGGAATTACTAATTTTGGTGATTCAAGACTTGATAACTTTGAAGTATACAAAGATATTCCGGGTCACAAACAACTATTAAGAATTCCAATGATTTCTGAAATACCAAGAATGTTAGAATTATGTGATTCATCTTTAAATGGTGATATTAATGTTATTAAAAAAATTAGTGAATATGTAGTTGAAAATAATTTAAAACCACATGAAATTGTTTTAATGGTTGATTTAGGTGATAGAAGAGAAGGATATTTACCAGAAGATACATTAGAAATTGCTAAACAAATTAATGAACTAAAAGGTGTTAAGTTAATTGGTTTAGGATGTAATTTTGGTTGCTATGGGGCTAGAATCCCATCTGATCAATCAATGGCACAATTTGTAAAATTACAACACGAAATCGAAGATGCTCTAAACATCAAATTAACACATATGTCAGGTGGTAATTCTTTAAGTTTACATATGGTTTGAGAAAACCGTATGCCAAGTGAAATTAATTTCTTAAGAATGGGTTTTGCAATGATATTTGGAACCGAAGATATGTACCGTGAAACTATTAAAGGAATGTATCGTGATGCATTTAGATGTGAAGCTGAAGTTATTGAAGTTGATTACAAATCTTCATTACCGATAGGAGCATGCGGTATCGATGCCTTTGGTCATGTTCCATATTTTGAAGATATTGGAGATATTAAAAGATTAATTTTAGGTGTTGGAAAATTGGATACTATGTTTGATGCAATGATTCCTTATGATAAAGATCTTAAAATTTTGGGTGGTTCATCAGATCATTTAATAATTAATTCTCAGAATAGTAAAATCGATTATAAGGCTGGTGATATTGTTAAGTTTGATTTAGATTGAGGAAGTTTATTGTATTTATTTAATTCTTCATATGTTGAAAAAGAATTTGAAAAATAA
- the tyrS gene encoding tyrosine--tRNA ligase — protein sequence MSQNFIDELRARKILNNLSNEEKFLQIPKDSGVYIGFDPTAKSLHLGNYLQIATLLRFKKQGYKVYAILGGITGMIGDPSFRNSERKFLDNKTLKQNKLSIKKQLQKFGLEVIDNIEFYKNMTLVDFLSQVGKLINVNYLLEKESIATRLNNGLTFTEFSYQLIQGWDFKNLYEKYNVKIQAGGSDQWGNITTGLEFIRKIHGENANAVALTINLITDENGNKFGKSTGGGSLWLDKKMTSPYALYQFLLNQADSKVDEYLKTLTFLNLEEINEIMNIHNNEKFKRLAQKTLAFEVVKNIHGLRYANQARKISDILFSKGKLNLTIRDIEMVKDSLPTFLVSNNEKFIDVVKNNNITASNRETREFLSKKSFLVDNEVIEEESKNIEFKKYNNKYAILKKGKKDFYILVNKDSIKE from the coding sequence ATGTCACAAAATTTTATCGATGAGCTTAGAGCAAGAAAAATTTTAAATAACTTATCTAATGAGGAAAAGTTTTTACAAATTCCAAAAGATTCAGGTGTTTATATTGGTTTTGATCCTACAGCTAAAAGTTTGCATTTAGGTAATTATTTACAAATTGCGACATTACTAAGATTTAAAAAGCAAGGTTATAAAGTTTATGCTATTTTAGGCGGAATCACTGGAATGATCGGAGATCCAAGTTTTAGAAATAGTGAAAGAAAATTTTTAGATAATAAAACATTAAAACAAAATAAATTATCAATTAAAAAACAACTTCAAAAATTTGGATTGGAGGTTATTGATAATATTGAATTTTATAAAAATATGACGTTAGTAGATTTTCTTTCACAAGTTGGAAAATTAATAAATGTTAATTATTTACTTGAAAAAGAAAGCATTGCTACAAGATTAAATAATGGATTAACATTTACTGAATTTAGTTACCAATTGATTCAAGGCTGAGATTTTAAAAATTTATATGAGAAATATAATGTAAAAATTCAAGCAGGTGGATCAGACCAATGAGGTAATATTACAACCGGCCTAGAATTTATTAGAAAAATACATGGCGAAAATGCCAATGCGGTAGCCTTAACGATTAATTTAATAACCGATGAAAATGGTAATAAATTTGGTAAATCAACAGGTGGCGGATCATTATGATTAGATAAGAAAATGACTTCACCTTATGCTTTATACCAGTTTTTATTAAATCAAGCAGATAGTAAAGTAGATGAGTATCTTAAAACTCTAACCTTCTTAAATTTAGAAGAAATTAATGAAATTATGAACATTCATAACAATGAAAAGTTTAAGCGTTTAGCGCAAAAAACTTTAGCTTTCGAAGTTGTAAAAAATATTCATGGATTAAGATATGCAAATCAAGCAAGAAAAATTAGTGATATATTATTTTCAAAAGGCAAATTAAATCTAACAATTAGAGATATTGAAATGGTTAAAGATTCATTGCCAACTTTTTTAGTTTCAAATAATGAAAAGTTTATTGATGTTGTTAAAAATAATAATATAACTGCTTCAAATCGAGAAACAAGAGAATTTTTATCTAAAAAATCATTTTTAGTTGATAATGAAGTAATTGAAGAAGAAAGTAAAAATATTGAATTTAAAAAATATAATAATAAGTATGCAATCCTTAAAAAGGGTAAAAAAGATTTTTACATTTTAGTAAACAAAGATAGTATAAAGGAGTAA